A genome region from Anopheles stephensi strain Indian chromosome 2, UCI_ANSTEP_V1.0, whole genome shotgun sequence includes the following:
- the LOC118506351 gene encoding uncharacterized protein LOC118506351, producing the protein MATSCPSCSLPVNNEELYKCAGSCDTSYHLRCIGVPEAALPEFTRPDAQALWICASCNASRLSGRAIFNELNTALDVLKDELLREFDGRLTAVLDAVRADVLSAVDRSNSNTHTLMPLAPLTSSTAAATPLSSRPGELDRASQNAPNRNAPKRRLVDFTPPDAVSAPPLNVGTAPISPSSRTVLTVPLNVSNGPKFWLYLTRIAPSVSDSDFKLMVASQLGTDDVITIRLVPRDKDPGTLSFISFKVGMSPDLKEKALSPSTWHNGIVFREFTDHRTSQTAQNFWHTGPREPLPTTSTRVNLPPNHLNPPLSDPHHATMPEPPLP; encoded by the coding sequence ATGGCTACGTCCTGTCCTTCGTGCTCCCTGCCTGTAAACAACGAAGAACTGTACAAGTGTGCGGGCTCCTGCGATACATCTTACCATCTTCGTTGTATTGGAGTCCCCGAAGCTGCTCTTCCGGAATTCACACGGCCCGATGCTCAAGCCCTCTGGATTTGCGCAAGTTGCAACGCATCGCGGCTTAGCGGTAGAGCTATATTCAATGAGCTCAATACCGCTCTCGATGTTCTGAAGGACGAGTTGCTTCGTGAATTTGACGGTCGTCTTACTGCCGTCTTGGATGCTGTGCGTGCTGATGTACTGTCGGCTGTTGACAGGAGCAATTCCAACACGCACACGTTGATGCCACTCGCACCActaacatcatcaaccgccGCAGCAACGCCATTAAGCTCCCGCCCCGGTGAACTGGACCGAGCGTCCCAAAACGCTCCTAACCGCAATGCGCCTAAACGTAGGCTTGTCGATTTCACGCCTCCTGATGCCGTTTCTGCGCCACCTCTCAACGTTGGCACTGCACCGATTTCACCATCGTCTCGTACCGTGCTGACCGTCCCGTTGAATGTGTCCAACGGGCCGAAATTCTGGTTATACCTTACCAGAATTGCTCCATCGGTGTCGGACTCCGATTTCAAGCTGATGGTGGCTTCTCAGCTAGGTACTGATGACGTCATCACTATTAGACTGGTGCCACGTGACAAGGATCCAGGCACTCTCAGCTTTATCTCCTTTAAAGTTGGGATGTCGCCTGACTTAAAAGAAAAGGCGCTTTCACCATCCACTTGGCACAACGGTATAGTGTTCCGTGAATTCACCGACCACCGCACTTCACAAACAGCACAGAATTTTTGGCACACAGGACCCCGGGAACCACTTCCGACCACCAGTACACGAGTCAACTTGCCGCCCAACCACCTGAATCCGCCGCTCTCCGATCCGCACCACGCCACTATGCCCGAGCCACCACTGCCTTAA